CGACGGCATAGCCGGTGTAGATATTGCCGGTCTTGGTGACCGTCAGCCTGTCCTCGTCGTAGCGGCCGGGGCTGTAATCGAAATCGGCTCCCACGATGATGCGCGCCCGCAGCGATTCCAGATCGACGCGGTACTTGGCCAGCGCGCCGAACGAGTCGTTGCCGCCGCTGGAACGCTGGGGGTCGTACGAGAGCGACCAGTTCGGCAGGAGATCCATGCTGTTCGACCGCACATAGGGGGTGATGCTGACCAGCGTATCGCCCGATTCCTTTTCGTACGCCGAGGAAAGGCGGAGCGCCTTCACCTTGCGGTAGGAGATCGGCGTGTAGTTGACGGTGGGGTTGTTCTGGTAATCGGCAAGCGAAATCTGCGAGGTGCCGGCGGTCTGCTGATCGATATTCGAATAGGTGGCCACCGTCTTGAACCGCGAGCCGCTTTCGGATTCCACATCCCAGCGGATGGTGCCGGACTGGCGGTCGAATTTGGTCATATCGCGCCAGCCGTCGGTGTGGGATACGTTCACGTCGGCGCGGACGCCGTGGCCGCCGGCCGATACCAGCGTGCGCCAAAAGCCGAATCCGCCCATCTCCAGCGATACGTCCAGCTCCGGGTTGACCGGCGCGGGGCGCGTGAGCACGTTCACGGTGCCGCCTATCGCGTCGCTGCCGTACAGCGCGGTGCCGGGTCCCTTGACCACTTCAATCCCGCCCGACTGCGGAACGTTCACTTCATACAGCGCATTGTGGTTGAAAAATCCGGTGGAGCGGGTCGGTATGCCGTCTTCCAGAAAGAGGTACACCGGGCTGGTGGTCATCGGCTGGCGGATGGAGGTCATATGCCCTTCGCCGCCGGTGACGTTCACATACACGCCGGGGACGCGCCCCATGATTTCCGCGGGGTGCTGCGGCCGCGTTTCCTGAACTTCCTTTTCCTTCACGCCGCCGACCGCCAGCGGCGTCTCCGCCTTGGTTTCCTTTTCGCGCGTGCCTGTGACGACGACGTCATCAAGGACCAATGCCGGGCCTTCGTGTTTTGATTGTTTCGCCGCCGGGGCCGCCGGTTCTTCCGCCACCGGTGCCTGTGCTGGAGCTTCCGCCGCCGGTGTTGGTGCTGGAGCTTCCGCCGCCGGTTGTTCCGCCGCCGGTTCTTCCGCGAACGCCGGTATCGCCATCACCGCGCAGAGCGACGCCGTCAATAACAGTTTTCCAAAAAATCTTCCGTACATAATTCCTCAAGATGTAAAAAACATGGTTGTTAACGCCTCAAGGGCGGTCTTGCGCGGAACCCGCGCGAAAAAGACGCACTTCAGGCGTTACTTAAGATAGGTTGAGGAAATCAGGCGGCCGGGGGGCGCGGGACGGGAGGATAGAGGTTGGAAAGTTTTTCGAGGAGATACGGAGCGGCAAGCTCCTTTGAGGAAAGCGTGTTAAGCCCTTGGCTGGCATCCACCGCCATTTCGGGCGCGGCTTTGGGGGAGAAACCGCCGTCCGCGAGCGGTATTTCGGTTTTTATGCAACAGCCGCCCGTGCCGCATTTCATCAGGGCGAGGCGCGAGGAATATGTCTGGCCAAAACCGGAATTATGGGGGCAGTCCCCATTCATGTTGTGTCCGTCAGCCGAAGAAACCGGCGCGGTTTGCGGAATCTCTTCGATGCCGCCGGCCGCGGAATGCGCGTGACCGGCGTGACGTTCGTTGGCGTCAATTGTTTCCACTTCGGCCTTCCCGGCTTGTCCGCGGTGGCAGGACTCTTCCGCCCAGGCAAACCCCGGGAGCACCAGAAGGGCGAAGGCAAACGCCGCAAACAGTTTGGACACCCGATCCTCCACTAACTTCGGCCGGGAAAAACTCCCGCCCATCCTCTCCGCAATCCAGAGCAATACTATATCAAAGGCCGCCCGAATTGAAAAGGCGCAGTTTGGAACCTCAATCTCCGGCTAAAGGGGTCACCATGCGTGAAGAAACGGCTTCTAACCATGATTGACGGTATCAACGCCGCTTTCCGGCCCAACATGGTTTTCACACCCATTGGGTGATTTGGGGACGGCTTGGTACCGCAGGATTCATCCTGCGGTTGTCCCCGAAGGGGGCAAGCCTTCTTGGCCCTTGCGGGCCAACAACAGAATGAATTCCGTTGTACCGGCGCAACACACTTCCTTAGCCGGAGATTTGGGTGGAACGGTAATTTGGGGGTGGCGCCTTATTTTCACGGCGGGACACGCGTGTCGTTGGTCCGTTAGGGCCAATTTTGTCAGCCCTTTCGGGCTGATGACAGACAAGATGGGAGGAGCGGGATGGCTTTTTTCCATCCGCTCCGGAGATGGCCTATAGGCTGCTGTCTGTCCTGCCCGCCATATTTTTTCAAACGGGGGCGCTACCCGGCGCTACCGTTGGAGGGAGGGCTAAGGTATAATCAGTAAATGATACGCAACGAAGAAGGAAAATTCCACGATC
The genomic region above belongs to Nitrospinota bacterium and contains:
- a CDS encoding TonB-dependent receptor, with translation MYGRFFGKLLLTASLCAVMAIPAFAEEPAAEQPAAEAPAPTPAAEAPAQAPVAEEPAAPAAKQSKHEGPALVLDDVVVTGTREKETKAETPLAVGGVKEKEVQETRPQHPAEIMGRVPGVYVNVTGGEGHMTSIRQPMTTSPVYLFLEDGIPTRSTGFFNHNALYEVNVPQSGGIEVVKGPGTALYGSDAIGGTVNVLTRPAPVNPELDVSLEMGGFGFWRTLVSAGGHGVRADVNVSHTDGWRDMTKFDRQSGTIRWDVESESGSRFKTVATYSNIDQQTAGTSQISLADYQNNPTVNYTPISYRKVKALRLSSAYEKESGDTLVSITPYVRSNSMDLLPNWSLSYDPQRSSGGNDSFGALAKYRVDLESLRARIIVGADFDYSPGRYDEDRLTVTKTGNIYTGYAVGAKSYDYTVAYQGLSPYAHTEFSPTENLRLTLGLRYDNMGYSYTNNLSTVTTGAKRRPANTNVNFTHFSPKAGLTYRFAESLSGFVSYRHAFRTPSESQLFRQGQAENTVDLKPVKVDSYDLGLRGEAGESFGWEITAYSMTKTDDIVSYTNTANNTRETLNAGETLHRGIETGITARLADTVGMEIAYSYAKHTYGNWSPKTGLNYDGKEQASAPSEIGNLRLNWRPAALGGGRVEAEWERLGSYWMDDDNTHKYPGHNLFHLRLSYKAGENLEFFGRVTNIADERYAMLSAYTAASGEQYAPGMPRTYSAGVEYRFK